The following proteins are encoded in a genomic region of Vespa velutina chromosome 23, iVesVel2.1, whole genome shotgun sequence:
- the LOC124956660 gene encoding probable ribonuclease ZC3H12C isoform X4, translating into MTVAGKRYVDCTVLGGGSNGGDAEDSSYDSDYEAEDSTSVHPPLESRLSSSTHSDVSRTASDTLAAEFAEYVTVQGQTPTQSPGYTARVEFALKLGYTERLVQAALQKLGPDPGQNELLAELIKLGASCSPKLSESPEECDTILDGETSTEELGRSNLTTTTVTCLRPVVIDGSNVAMSHGNKEVFSCRGIKICVDWFKARGHREITVFVPKWRKEASRPDNPIADQEILGELERDRLLVFTPSRLVGGKRMVCYDDRYILRLAAEVDGIVVSNDNYRDLAQENPEFRRVVEERILMYSFVNDRFMPPDDPLGRSGPTLENFLRIGPKKTDPAPPCPYAKKCTYGNKCKFRHPERGPHPHKSVTERLVEHAQRHLQARGPSLSLPLNSTTAATTTNVTVQQHQPLCKARSAAISSNVSQSLASVPKSRSVENVTTDLSTTSPIVYAQQISAVQNMQGYVSPPGNWPTPRVNSSDTEPVNMHRKLQRQLTLNPACDPRIYQLRRYQQHTAQSSTQQQQQQQQQQQQQQKQQQHSQQSIIGGHPTIQQHRPLTRHASNESPYSVPISWDHPEGLHQHVTRIASAPDSYRAWPPRSTNLIAPSRVSRLGTSDPQLNLLPSPSSAATNLHGATWNTQTQDARRRLHYHLANIFPEEQVQAAMAMNPHETDPQQICATILAMFPKN; encoded by the exons aGATACGTCGATTGCACGGTGTTAGGTGGTGGTAGCAATGGTGGAGACGCTGAAGATTCTTCATATGATAGTGATTACGAAGCTGAAGATTCAACGAGCGTTCATCCGCCATTGGAATCACGGCTCTCGTCTTCCACGCATTCGGACGTGTCCCGTACTGCTTCGGATACCTTGGCAGCGGAATTTGCTGAGTATGTTACCGTTCAGGGACAGACCCCAACGCAAAGTCCAG GATATACGGCCAGAGTTGAATTCGCATTGAAGCTTGGATATACCGAACGTTTGGTACAAGCAGCTCTTCAAAAATTAGGACCGGATCCTGGTCAAAATGAGTTATTGGCCGAATTGATAAAGCTCGGTGCAAGTTGTTCGCCAAAATTAAGCGAAAGCCCGGAAGAATGCGATACTATTTTAGATGGCGAGACCAGTACAGAAGAACTTGGTAGATCGAATCTAACAACAACGACTGTTACATGTTTGAGGCCTGTTGTAATCGACGGTAGTAACGTCGCTATGAGCCATGGAAATAAAGAAGTATTTTCATGTCGTGGTATTAAGATCTGCGTTGATTGGTTCAAAGCTAGAGGACATCGAGAGATCACTGTTTTTGTACCAAAGTGGCGTAAGGAAGCATCTAGGCCTGATAATCCAATAGCCGATCAAGAAATTCTAGGTGAACTCGAGAGAGATCGATTACTCGTTTTCACTCCATCCAG ACTAGTCGGAGGTAAACGTATGGTCTGTTACGACGATCGTTATATTCTGAGGTTGGCCGCTGAAGTCGATGGTATCGttgttagtaacgataattacagaGATTTGGCACAAGAAAATCCAGAATTTCGAAGAGTCGTCGAAGAGAGAATTTTGATGTACAGTTTTGTAAACGATCGATTTATGCCACCTGATGATCCGCTTGGTAGAAGTGGACCTactttagaaaatttcttaagAATTGGGCCGAAAAAAACTGATCCAGCACCGCCATGTCCATATGCGAAG AAATGTACGTATGGAAACAAATGCAAATTTCGTCATCCAGAAAGAGGCCCGCATCCTCATAAATCTGTAACAGAACGTTTGGTGGAACATGCCCAACGACATCTTCAAGCTAGAGGTCCGAGTTTAAGTTTACCCTTAAATTCTACAACAGCGGCGACTACTACGAATGTTACCGTGCAACAACATCAACCACTTTGTAAAGCAAGATCAGCTGCTATATCATCTAATGTCTCTCAATCGTTAGCATCCGTCCCTAAAAGTAGATCCGTTGAAAATGTCACTACGGATTTGTCAACGACTAGTCCAATCGTATACGCGCAACAGATTTCTGCTGTACAAAATATGCAAg GATACGTATCTCCTCCAGGTAATTGGCCAACACCTAGAGTTAATAGCTCGGATACAGAGCCAGTGAATATGCATAGAAAATTACAACGGCAATTAACCTTAAATCCGGCATGCGATCCACGTATTTATCAATTGAGAAGATATCAACAGCACACGGCGCAATCTTCGacgcaacagcaacaacaacaacagcaacaacaacaacaacagcaaaaACAACAGCAACATTCACAGCAATCTATAATTGGTGGTCATCCAACGATCCAACAGCATAGGCCACTTACAAGACATGCCAGTAATGAGTCTCCTTATTCAGTACCTATAAG TTGGGATCATCCTGAAGGACTTCATCAACATGTAACACGTATTGCTTCGGCACCAGATTCTTATCGAGCTTGGCCTCCTCGTAGTACGAATCTAATTGCACCTTCACGAGTATCTAGATTAGGCACATCTGATCCACAATTAAATTTGTTGCCCTCACCGTCATCAGCCGCAACAAATTTACACGGAGCTACTTGGAATACACAAACCCAAGATGCACGACGTCGTTTGCATTATCATCTTGCTAATATCTTCCCCGAGGAACAGGTACAAGCAGCGATGGCAATGAATCCTCATGAAACTGATCCTCAACAAATATGTGCCACGATTTTAGCAATGTTTCCCAAAAATTAG
- the LOC124956660 gene encoding probable ribonuclease ZC3H12C isoform X3, whose product MYIYTYIYIYIYVYVNMCLRKKKNIYIYKRKTFIEKLLKILRLISFEGRYVDCTVLGGGSNGGDAEDSSYDSDYEAEDSTSVHPPLESRLSSSTHSDVSRTASDTLAAEFAEYVTVQGQTPTQSPGYTARVEFALKLGYTERLVQAALQKLGPDPGQNELLAELIKLGASCSPKLSESPEECDTILDGETSTEELGRSNLTTTTVTCLRPVVIDGSNVAMSHGNKEVFSCRGIKICVDWFKARGHREITVFVPKWRKEASRPDNPIADQEILGELERDRLLVFTPSRLVGGKRMVCYDDRYILRLAAEVDGIVVSNDNYRDLAQENPEFRRVVEERILMYSFVNDRFMPPDDPLGRSGPTLENFLRIGPKKTDPAPPCPYAKKCTYGNKCKFRHPERGPHPHKSVTERLVEHAQRHLQARGPSLSLPLNSTTAATTTNVTVQQHQPLCKARSAAISSNVSQSLASVPKSRSVENVTTDLSTTSPIVYAQQISAVQNMQGYVSPPGNWPTPRVNSSDTEPVNMHRKLQRQLTLNPACDPRIYQLRRYQQHTAQSSTQQQQQQQQQQQQQQKQQQHSQQSIIGGHPTIQQHRPLTRHASNESPYSVPISWDHPEGLHQHVTRIASAPDSYRAWPPRSTNLIAPSRVSRLGTSDPQLNLLPSPSSAATNLHGATWNTQTQDARRRLHYHLANIFPEEQVQAAMAMNPHETDPQQICATILAMFPKN is encoded by the exons aGATACGTCGATTGCACGGTGTTAGGTGGTGGTAGCAATGGTGGAGACGCTGAAGATTCTTCATATGATAGTGATTACGAAGCTGAAGATTCAACGAGCGTTCATCCGCCATTGGAATCACGGCTCTCGTCTTCCACGCATTCGGACGTGTCCCGTACTGCTTCGGATACCTTGGCAGCGGAATTTGCTGAGTATGTTACCGTTCAGGGACAGACCCCAACGCAAAGTCCAG GATATACGGCCAGAGTTGAATTCGCATTGAAGCTTGGATATACCGAACGTTTGGTACAAGCAGCTCTTCAAAAATTAGGACCGGATCCTGGTCAAAATGAGTTATTGGCCGAATTGATAAAGCTCGGTGCAAGTTGTTCGCCAAAATTAAGCGAAAGCCCGGAAGAATGCGATACTATTTTAGATGGCGAGACCAGTACAGAAGAACTTGGTAGATCGAATCTAACAACAACGACTGTTACATGTTTGAGGCCTGTTGTAATCGACGGTAGTAACGTCGCTATGAGCCATGGAAATAAAGAAGTATTTTCATGTCGTGGTATTAAGATCTGCGTTGATTGGTTCAAAGCTAGAGGACATCGAGAGATCACTGTTTTTGTACCAAAGTGGCGTAAGGAAGCATCTAGGCCTGATAATCCAATAGCCGATCAAGAAATTCTAGGTGAACTCGAGAGAGATCGATTACTCGTTTTCACTCCATCCAG ACTAGTCGGAGGTAAACGTATGGTCTGTTACGACGATCGTTATATTCTGAGGTTGGCCGCTGAAGTCGATGGTATCGttgttagtaacgataattacagaGATTTGGCACAAGAAAATCCAGAATTTCGAAGAGTCGTCGAAGAGAGAATTTTGATGTACAGTTTTGTAAACGATCGATTTATGCCACCTGATGATCCGCTTGGTAGAAGTGGACCTactttagaaaatttcttaagAATTGGGCCGAAAAAAACTGATCCAGCACCGCCATGTCCATATGCGAAG AAATGTACGTATGGAAACAAATGCAAATTTCGTCATCCAGAAAGAGGCCCGCATCCTCATAAATCTGTAACAGAACGTTTGGTGGAACATGCCCAACGACATCTTCAAGCTAGAGGTCCGAGTTTAAGTTTACCCTTAAATTCTACAACAGCGGCGACTACTACGAATGTTACCGTGCAACAACATCAACCACTTTGTAAAGCAAGATCAGCTGCTATATCATCTAATGTCTCTCAATCGTTAGCATCCGTCCCTAAAAGTAGATCCGTTGAAAATGTCACTACGGATTTGTCAACGACTAGTCCAATCGTATACGCGCAACAGATTTCTGCTGTACAAAATATGCAAg GATACGTATCTCCTCCAGGTAATTGGCCAACACCTAGAGTTAATAGCTCGGATACAGAGCCAGTGAATATGCATAGAAAATTACAACGGCAATTAACCTTAAATCCGGCATGCGATCCACGTATTTATCAATTGAGAAGATATCAACAGCACACGGCGCAATCTTCGacgcaacagcaacaacaacaacagcaacaacaacaacaacagcaaaaACAACAGCAACATTCACAGCAATCTATAATTGGTGGTCATCCAACGATCCAACAGCATAGGCCACTTACAAGACATGCCAGTAATGAGTCTCCTTATTCAGTACCTATAAG TTGGGATCATCCTGAAGGACTTCATCAACATGTAACACGTATTGCTTCGGCACCAGATTCTTATCGAGCTTGGCCTCCTCGTAGTACGAATCTAATTGCACCTTCACGAGTATCTAGATTAGGCACATCTGATCCACAATTAAATTTGTTGCCCTCACCGTCATCAGCCGCAACAAATTTACACGGAGCTACTTGGAATACACAAACCCAAGATGCACGACGTCGTTTGCATTATCATCTTGCTAATATCTTCCCCGAGGAACAGGTACAAGCAGCGATGGCAATGAATCCTCATGAAACTGATCCTCAACAAATATGTGCCACGATTTTAGCAATGTTTCCCAAAAATTAG